The Coriobacteriia bacterium genomic sequence GGCTTCATTTCGAGCAGAGCCGAGTCCTGCCTGCCCAACACCGCCACGACCCCCATGGTGATGGCAGCTTCCAGCGGTCCAAACACGAGCGCGTGCGAAATCATCATCGCAGGAATGGCAACAGCCAGCGGGTAAGGCGCGTAGAGCGGCTGCCCGGAGGCGGTGTGTGCGATAAGCGGCTGGATGCCGAATTCGATGCCGGCCGCAGTAGCGGCGGCGACCATCCCGACCCATGAGCCGACTCCTGCCGCGGCGATTCGGCGCCCCAACCCAGGCGCCTTTCCGGCTACCAGGCGGTAGATGTAGTAGCCCACGAACGGCATGATGACAGCCATGTTGAAGCAGTTGGCCCCGATCGCTGTTATCCCACCATCGCCGAACAGGAGCGCCTGGGTGACGAGTGCGATCGACACCGAGAGGCACGCTGCCCATGGGCCCAAGAGGATCGCGATCAGTGTCGCCCCGACGGCGTGCCCAGTCGAGCCTCCTGCGATTGGCACGTTGAACATCATGATCACGAACGAGAACGCCGCACCCAACGCCATGAGCGGCACCTGTTTGGCCTTGAGCGTCTTCTTGACCTTGACCGCGGCTACCGTCCATATCGGGATGATCGCAACGTCCAGGACTGCGTAGGTTTGAGGTCCGAGGTATCCGTCAGGGATGTGCATGCTTCATCCCCCCTACAGGTGCCGGCCGGTAGTGGTGGTAACGAGCTTGCCGTGCTTGACGCCTTTGGTGCCAAGGAGTGTCTCGGCTATGGCCCGGATGTCTGTGCTGGCCCCACGCACGACAATGACCTCAAGGCAGTTGTGGGCGTCGAGGTGCACGTGCATCGAGGAAACGACTTTGTCGAAGTGCGCGTGCTGCACCGCATCGAGCTTGTCGGTCAAGTCGTTTGCGTGGTGG encodes the following:
- the cbiM gene encoding cobalt transporter CbiM; this translates as MHIPDGYLGPQTYAVLDVAIIPIWTVAAVKVKKTLKAKQVPLMALGAAFSFVIMMFNVPIAGGSTGHAVGATLIAILLGPWAACLSVSIALVTQALLFGDGGITAIGANCFNMAVIMPFVGYYIYRLVAGKAPGLGRRIAAAGVGSWVGMVAAATAAGIEFGIQPLIAHTASGQPLYAPYPLAVAIPAMMISHALVFGPLEAAITMGVVAVLGRQDSALLEMKPASKPMTWLWAGLGAAILLTPIGLLASGTAWGEWSAEQLKATLGFVPAGMEKLGGIWTAAMPDYAPTFIKNPYVGYVVAAVVGCAIIGGVAWGLGKLLSHGSDDGTAAPHTG
- the nikR gene encoding nickel-responsive transcriptional regulator NikR, whose translation is MGKLVRFGVAMDEGLLESFDALVAQRGTATNRSEAVRDLVRDALVDAEWEGSTDEIVGTITMVFDHHANDLTDKLDAVQHAHFDKVVSSMHVHLDAHNCLEVIVVRGASTDIRAIAETLLGTKGVKHGKLVTTTTGRHL